The Lentzea guizhouensis genome contains a region encoding:
- a CDS encoding MAGE family protein: MVGGKTFRVQGGRVVLGIFAAATLALAACSSSGSPGTGASTTQPPQEPSSAPSTTASAADKAKNDALAAYRGMWQDFVEAGRTSDWQSSKLGQHATGVALTNMSRGLYADHYNGLVTKGEPVLNPTVSSTEPAGEPKKIIVSDCGDSTNWLKYRADNGQLADKEPGGRQTINAIVEKQSDGSWKVSDFGVHDVGTC, from the coding sequence GCGGCGACGCTCGCCTTGGCCGCGTGTAGCTCCAGCGGCTCGCCGGGGACCGGCGCCAGCACGACGCAGCCACCGCAAGAGCCGTCCTCGGCGCCAAGCACGACGGCGTCCGCAGCCGACAAGGCGAAGAACGATGCCTTGGCCGCCTACCGGGGAATGTGGCAAGACTTCGTCGAGGCCGGGCGTACATCCGACTGGCAATCCTCGAAGCTGGGGCAGCACGCGACGGGCGTGGCGCTGACGAACATGTCGCGCGGACTGTACGCCGATCACTACAACGGCCTGGTCACCAAGGGTGAGCCGGTGCTGAACCCGACCGTCTCCTCGACGGAACCGGCCGGTGAGCCGAAGAAGATCATTGTTTCCGACTGCGGAGACTCGACGAATTGGTTGAAGTACCGCGCGGACAACGGCCAACTCGCTGACAAAGAGCCGGGAGGACGCCAGACGATCAACGCCATCGTCGAGAAGCAGTCTGACGGCTCCTGGAAGGTGTCCGACTTCGGCGTACACGACGTGGGGACGTGTTGA